From Candidatus Neomarinimicrobiota bacterium, the proteins below share one genomic window:
- a CDS encoding LacI family DNA-binding transcriptional regulator, whose protein sequence is MAQSNAETIQSVADKVGVSTTTVSRVLNGKAETYRISKRTEERVLQTATEMGYIPNQVARGLRNKRTNTIGLIIPDISNPFFSTIARNIEINARKAGCSTILSDSQEDTQLEKESLRLLQGRKVDGLIICPVGEISAHIEPVLHKNIPLVIIDRYFPELDCTYVISDNYKGAFDAVSYLIENNHRTIACIQGRARTSVNHERVQGYRDALKKHGLPLDESLIIGESFGKKNGYIGAKILLNRTPRPTAIFSTSNLISLGAMGAILEEGLSIPDDISMISFDDQPYSDYLITPMTTIAQQTDEIGHIAFKLLETQINHEMNQDMKPRIERIVLPTKLVIRKSVKTLKK, encoded by the coding sequence ATGGCACAAAGTAATGCGGAAACCATCCAGAGTGTTGCTGATAAGGTTGGGGTCTCCACGACTACAGTTTCCAGGGTTTTAAACGGGAAAGCTGAAACCTACCGGATCAGTAAACGCACCGAAGAACGGGTTCTTCAGACAGCAACGGAGATGGGTTATATTCCCAATCAGGTAGCCCGGGGACTCCGGAATAAGCGGACCAATACAATTGGTCTCATCATTCCGGATATTTCCAACCCCTTTTTCTCCACCATCGCCCGAAATATTGAAATCAATGCCCGAAAAGCCGGCTGTTCGACGATTTTGTCGGATAGTCAGGAAGATACACAGCTTGAAAAAGAATCCCTCCGGCTTTTGCAGGGACGAAAAGTCGATGGTCTTATTATCTGTCCCGTGGGAGAGATCTCTGCTCATATTGAACCGGTCCTGCATAAAAATATCCCCCTTGTGATTATTGACCGGTATTTCCCTGAACTGGATTGCACGTATGTGATTTCTGATAACTATAAAGGGGCTTTTGATGCCGTCAGTTATTTGATTGAAAACAATCATCGAACCATTGCCTGTATTCAGGGACGTGCCCGGACATCCGTGAATCATGAACGGGTCCAGGGATATCGGGATGCCCTGAAAAAACACGGTCTTCCCCTTGACGAATCTCTCATTATCGGTGAAAGTTTCGGCAAAAAAAATGGGTATATCGGAGCAAAGATTTTACTGAACCGGACCCCCCGGCCAACAGCCATTTTTTCTACGAGTAACCTGATTTCCCTCGGTGCCATGGGAGCGATTCTGGAAGAAGGGTTGAGTATTCCTGATGATATTTCTATGATTTCTTTTGATGACCAACCCTATTCGGATTATCTCATTACGCCCATGACAACTATTGCCCAGCAGACAGACGAAATCGGTCACATTGCCTTTAAACTCCTCGAAACTCAAATAAACCATGAAATGAATCAGGATATGAAACCGCGGATTGAACGGATTGTGCTTCCTACAAAATTAGTGATACGAAAATCAGTGAAAACCCTGAAAAAATGA
- a CDS encoding sodium:solute symporter, with amino-acid sequence MVHLNISLTDFIVIGAYFVLVMAIGLYFSKHKTSTDYFLAGRNMGWVAIGASLFASNISSEHFIGLAGSGATSGLAVGHFEWLAAFAVLFLGWVFVPFYLKSGVFTMPEFLERRYSRSSRMYLTTISIIAYVMTKISVTLFAGGLLLNKILGWDMITSAIILVIITGLYTIAGGLKAVIYTELMQTVVLIGGAVTLTLLGLNKVGGFDGLQASLPADFFSMFKSMKHPDFPWTGILFGAPILGIWYWCTDQFIVQRVLSAKNINHARTGTIFAGFLKILPVFILVLPGMIAVALFPGVRGDEAYPTLVTSNLLPMGIKGIVIASLLAALMSSLASCFNSSSTLFTMDFYKHYKPDASEKELVRVGRLATGGLVLLGILWVPLIRSISSQLFVYLQSVQGYISPPIAAVFILGVFWKRANSKGAIYALASGGILGALRLIMEILAKKAGWDFGFFQWFATMNFLHFAIMLFVISVAVLAGVSLAGEIPARKKIAGLTFATAKEVQSEFIDMIEAKNPLWTKINIGLSILLVLSVLTLWGIFF; translated from the coding sequence ATGGTGCATCTGAATATCTCTTTGACGGATTTTATTGTGATCGGCGCGTATTTTGTGCTGGTGATGGCAATTGGACTTTATTTTTCTAAACATAAAACAAGTACAGACTATTTTTTAGCAGGCCGGAATATGGGATGGGTGGCGATCGGAGCCTCCCTTTTTGCCTCGAATATCAGCAGTGAACACTTTATCGGACTGGCCGGCAGCGGGGCAACAAGCGGACTGGCGGTTGGACACTTTGAGTGGCTGGCTGCCTTTGCAGTCCTCTTTCTGGGATGGGTCTTCGTCCCCTTCTACCTGAAATCCGGCGTGTTCACCATGCCGGAATTTCTGGAACGGCGCTACAGCCGAAGCAGCCGTATGTACCTGACAACGATTTCCATCATCGCCTACGTAATGACAAAAATATCCGTCACACTCTTTGCCGGAGGACTCCTTCTGAATAAAATTCTGGGATGGGATATGATCACTTCGGCAATTATTCTTGTGATCATAACGGGACTCTATACCATCGCCGGCGGATTGAAAGCCGTGATCTATACGGAATTGATGCAAACGGTGGTGCTGATCGGAGGGGCGGTGACCCTCACCCTTCTGGGACTGAACAAGGTCGGAGGATTTGACGGTCTTCAGGCCTCCCTCCCGGCGGATTTTTTCAGTATGTTCAAATCCATGAAACACCCTGATTTTCCCTGGACCGGTATTTTGTTCGGGGCACCGATTCTGGGTATCTGGTACTGGTGCACAGATCAATTCATTGTCCAGCGGGTGCTAAGTGCAAAAAATATCAATCATGCCCGGACCGGCACCATCTTTGCCGGCTTTCTCAAAATCCTGCCCGTCTTTATTTTGGTCCTCCCGGGCATGATTGCAGTAGCCCTCTTTCCAGGCGTCCGGGGCGATGAAGCATACCCCACACTGGTGACCAGCAACCTATTACCCATGGGCATAAAGGGTATTGTAATTGCCAGCCTTCTGGCCGCCCTCATGAGTTCCCTGGCCAGTTGTTTTAACAGCAGTTCCACTCTTTTCACAATGGATTTCTATAAGCATTATAAGCCGGATGCATCGGAAAAGGAATTGGTGCGGGTCGGCCGATTAGCCACAGGCGGACTGGTTCTGCTGGGAATCCTGTGGGTTCCCCTGATCCGGAGTATCAGCTCTCAGCTTTTTGTCTATCTCCAAAGTGTCCAGGGCTATATCAGTCCGCCGATCGCCGCTGTTTTTATCCTGGGTGTCTTTTGGAAACGTGCCAACAGCAAAGGGGCTATATACGCCCTGGCAAGCGGCGGTATCCTGGGAGCCCTCCGGCTGATCATGGAAATTCTGGCAAAAAAAGCAGGCTGGGATTTTGGGTTTTTCCAGTGGTTTGCCACAATGAATTTCCTCCATTTTGCCATCATGCTTTTTGTCATTTCTGTTGCGGTTCTGGCAGGTGTCAGTCTGGCCGGAGAAATTCCCGCCCGGAAAAAAATTGCCGGGCTCACCTTCGCCACTGCTAAAGAGGTCCAAAGTGAATTTATCGATATGATCGAAGCGAAAAATCCCCTGTGGACCAAAATCAATATCGGTCTCAGTATCCTTCTGGTGCTGTCAGTCCTGACCCTTTGGGGCATCTTTTTCTAA